A genome region from Euphorbia lathyris chromosome 4, ddEupLath1.1, whole genome shotgun sequence includes the following:
- the LOC136226370 gene encoding inositol-tetrakisphosphate 1-kinase 4-like: MRINGEISPDEEEEMMVEDLKTVSPVQQYQKVVVVGYALTSKKKKSFLQPKLEVLARNKGILFVAIDLNRPLSDQGPFDVVLHKLTGKDWCEVIEDYQKEHPEVTVLDPPDSIQHLYNRQSMLREVADLNLSDSHGKVCVPKQIVVNKDPSSIPHEVSKAGFKLPLVAKPLLVDGTAKSHELFLAYDHYSLTELEPPLVLQEFVNHGGLLFKIYIVGEAIKVVRRFSLPNVTKCSLAKEAGVFRFPRVSSAAASADDADLDPSIGEFPPRPLLERLAKELRARLGLRLFNIDMIREHGTKDVFYVIDINYFPGYGKMPDYEHIFTDFLLSLAPSKYRKRSAA; the protein is encoded by the exons ATGAGGATAAACGGGGAAATCTCGCCGGATGAGGAGGAAGAGATGATGGTCGAGGATTTGAAAACGGTGTCGCCGGTGCAACAGTACCAGAAGGTGGTCGTCGTTGGCTATGCCTTGACGTcgaagaaaaaaaagagtttCTTACAGCCAAAGCTTGAAGTTCTGGCCAG AAATAAGGGGATACTGTTCGTTGCGATCGACTTAAACAGGCCATTGTCAGATCAAGGCCCCTTTGATGTTGTTTTGCATAAG TTGACCGGAAAAGACTGGTGCGAAGTTATTGAG GATTACCAGAAAGAACATCCGGAAGTAACTGTCCTTGATCCTCCAGATTCTATACAACATCTATATAACCGCCAGTCGATGCTCCGGGAGGTAGCTGATCTGAATCTGTCTGACTCTCATG GTAAAGTATGTGTCCCGAAGCAAATAGTTGTCAATAAAGATCCATCATCCATTCCTCATGAAGTTAGCAAAGCTGGATTCAAGTTGCCACTAG TTGCAAAACCGCTGTTAGTGGATGGAACTGCCAAGTCACATGAATTATTTCTTGCCTATGATCATTATTCTTTGACGGAACTTGAACCCCCTCTGGTCCTACAGGAGTTTGTTAATCACG GTGGACTTCTCTTTAAGATTTATATTGTTGGTGAAGCCATAAAGGTTGTCAGGCGCTTCTCTTTGCCTAATGTCACTAAATGTTCGCTAGCAAAAGAAGCAGGTGTGTTCCGATTTCCAAGGGTCTCATCTGCTGCAGCTTCGGCTGATGATGCAGATTTGGATCCTTCTATTGGCG AGTTTCCTCCACGTCCTTTATTGGAGAGGCTTGCAAAGGAGCTTCGTGCCCGATTA GGCCTCCGGTTGTTCAACATTGATATGATCCGAGAGCACGGTACAAAAGATGTCTTCTATGTGATTGATATCAACTACTTTCCTG GTTATGGGAAGATGCCTGATTACGAGCACATTTTTACTGATTTCCTACTGAGCCTAGCACCGAGCAAGTATAGAAAGAGATCTGCTGCATGA